TTCCGTAGCATATTGGTTGGCATCCATACCCTCCAAAGACGGAATCGTAACCACAACAAACTGATTGGACGTGGAATCTTCGTAGGCATTCAGTTTTTGTCTTAAAATCTCGCGTTCATTTGCAGAGAAAAGGCTTGCAGCATCCGTAACCGGCCCTGTGGATTTAAGATTGACTTTTTGTCCATAAACAGGAATGCTCAAAAGCAAAAAACACAACAGGCGTAAAGTATAACGCATGATGACAAAGGGATAAATGAAGAAGGGGGCGGCCATATTGCAGGCCACTCCCTTCCAACAAAACTACTTAGAACTGGACTTTCGGTGCGCTCTGGGCACTTGCTTCTGCTTGGAAGGGCTGCTTTGCAGAAAAGCCCATCATACCAGCAAACATGACCAATGGGAAACTCCGAACTTTAACATTATAGTTCTGAACGACCTCGTTATAGCGGTTGCGTTCTGTATTGATACGGTTTTCCGTGCCCTCTAATTGGCTTTGTAGCCCCACAAAGGCTTCTGTTGCCCGTAATTGTGGGTAATTTTCCGCAACCATCATTAAACGACCTAAACCTTGGCTCAGAGAAGCCTGTGCTTGCTGGAACTGCTGCATTTTTTGGGGATCATTCAGGTCTTCTGCCTTGAGTTGGATGGAGGTCGCTTTTGCACGGGCTTCCACAACTTGGGTCAACGTTTGTTGCTCAAAGTTTGCAGCGCCTTTTACGGTACTTACAAGATTCGGAACCAAATCTGCTCGGCGTTGATAAGCAGACTGTACGTTTGCCCAAGCGGTTTGAACTTCAGAATCTGTTGTTACAAGGCCATTATATTGTGAACAGCCCCACATGCCAAAAAGTGCGACAACAACAATTGCAAGAATAGCACCACCTTTCATAATTTTCTTCAATTTTTAAATGGGTGATTGGGTTAAACAACGGGTCTTGTCTAAAGACCTTTGCTTGAAGTGCAATAATATACGCCTTCTTTGCCTAAGGTTGCGAATAAATCGGGTTATACGTTAAAGAAAAAATGAATCTAACGCCTACCAGTGGCGAGATATACCTAAACACATAAATTTTTTCTATTTTAAGTCATTGTTATTAAAAAATTTAAATACACATAATTGATTTAATTCTCTCCAATAACGCAAGCACGAGAGTTTCCAGATTACTTTAGGGCAAGCCGCTATACCTCCATGTAGGGGATGATGGCTCGATGAGGCTATATCATGTACTTCTATAAACGTGATTTTCCGGTCTGAGGGTTATTGTGATGGTAAGACCAATAGCGGTATCGGACGATGGGCTTGATGGCAGTGCAGAACTTGATCACCATAACTTGATTAGGCCATATCCATGTTAAACCCATGCCGTTTTATCGGTGATGACCATTCCCTCCACGAAGTAGCCAGATCCATAAAAAAGGCTGCCCATTTACTGAACAGCCCCACTTAAAAACAAAAGACGCCAATTACATTTATTTATTACGGACTTTGTTTACCCAGCGTACAATAAGAAAGACAACAAATGCAATCACCAAGAAGTTGATAATGGCTTGAATAAACATGCCATATTTTAGGGTTGCACTTCCGACGGTGTATTCCAAGGCCGAAAAATCTACACCTCCCAAGAAAATACCAACGATCGGCATTAACAAGTCATTGACCAAGCTATCAACAATCTTTTGAAAAGCGGCGCCAATAATTACACCGACAGCCAAGTCCATCACATTACCTTTAGCAATGAACTCTTTAAATTCGGACATCATACTCATGTTTATCTCCGGAAAAAATGGTTAAAACGGATGAATGAAAAAGAAATATGGAGTATTAGATGAAAATAAGTCAAAAGTGTTTAGTCCTCTACACAACCATATAAAAATCTTCATCTTCTTGCGGCTTCACGGTAAGGATATTTGCCCGAACCAAAAGCACTAAGGTATGTGCGGCCTGCTTGGATGGGATATCTGCGAGCCGCGCAAATTGAGAAACGGTAATTTTCTCGTAGCGATCCAAATATGCCATTAGTTTTCTTTCTTTTTCTCCAAACTCGAATTGCACATCGCGTGGGTTTTGCTCGTCACGCATGATGCGAACCATTTCCTTGCTTGCCTCCACACTTTTGTCTGCGATTCGTATGAAGGCCACCTTTCTTGCGCCATCTGCTTGTAGGAGAAAGTGCGGTTTTTTACGGCTATCGGGTATGGAAAGCACCAAGACCTCTTTCTTTCGTGAGATGGGAACGACCTCCAATTCGTGGTCAACTGCGGGCAAAATATGGCGCGTCATCGCCTGTTCTAACGCAAAGATTTCCTCCTCTGCATCACGCACACCACACAACGTACCATCATCCTCTATGCCTACCAGAATTTTACCGCCTCGGGTATTGGCCAATGCAATAATTTCTTTTGCAATGCGCTCCGGCTCTGGGATTTTCTTTTTAAACTCAATATGTAGGCCCTCTCCGATTTGGATCAGGCGCTGCAAGGCTTGGACAGTCATTCACTTAGGGGTAAGGTAAACTCAACCTAACCAGTCTAATTCATTTTTTGCAGCCCTCGTCATCAGGTGCATGACCACTTCTTGTGGCTTTTTGCCCTCGAACAACAAAGAATGGACGGCCTCGGTGATGGGCATTTCAACATGCAGTTTGCGGGCAAGTTCCATAACCGATTGGGTTGTACGGACGCCTTCTGCAACCATATTCATTTCGGCTTGGATCTCCTCAAGCGACCGTCCTCTACCAATTTGTTCACCAACAAACCGGTTTCGGCTGTGCTGGCTCATACACGTCACCACCAAGTCGCCGATCCCCGCAAGTCCTGAAAAGGTTTCTGGTTTTGCGCCCATAGCCAAGCCCAAACGACGGATTTCGGCCATGCCCCGCGTCAAAATGGCGGCTTTGGTATTGTCGCCATAACCCACACCATCACTAATGCCTGCGGCTATGGCCATCACGTTTTTAACTGATCCCGATATTTCCACCCCCAACAAATCTGGATTTACATAAATTCGCAGCTTCTTGCTCATGAAGGTATGCTGGATTTCTTGGGCAGCCGTGCGTGAACCTGCCGCCGCCACGACCGTTGTAGGCATTCCAAGAATCACTTCCTCTGCATGACTGGGGCCATACAACACCCCGATATGGCTTTTCGGAACCAAGGGAATGAGGACATCCGATAAGACTTGCGAGGTTGTTAGCAATGTTCCGTTTTCGATACCTTTTGCTACGGATACAACGATCAGCTTTTTATGTGCAAAGGGTTTTAAGGAGGTTGCAAGCGCCCGAATAGAATGTGAAGGTGTTGCAATCACCCACATCTCTTTTTCACGGGCGGTATTGCCTAAGTTATGGGTGATATTCAATCCTTCGGGCAGCCGGACATCGGGCAAATAATCTGGATTATGACGATTTTCGCGCATGGCTTTAGCGGCTTCTTGGCGTCTGGCCCACAATGTCACCTCATGCCCTTTCTCCACCAGTCCAATTGCTAATGCCGTTCCCCAACTTCCACTGCCAAAAATGGCAATTCTTTTGGGATGTGTTATCATATTTCCTCTTCCATTTTGGCATTTATCACGCTGCCAATCACCAAGGGGGATTCGCCAGTCGTTTTCAGCATGTTCATAACGGCTTCGACGTTTTTTTGGGCAACCATTGCCACCAAACCGATGCCCAGATTAAAAGTCCGCCTCATGTCCTCTTCAGGAACCTCACCTACCGATTGAATAAGGGCATAAATAGGGGGCCGTTCCCATGCCTGCCAATTCACCTGCAAGTTAAGACCTTCTGGCACAACGCGCATGGTGTTTTCAACCAATCCACCGCCTGTTACATGCGAAAAGGCGTGTGCCATTTTGGTTTTGCATAACATCTGAATCGGGGAAAGATAGGAACGGTGAATATCTAAGAGTACTTCGCCCACCATCCGACCTTCTAGTTCCACCGGTGTATCCATTATGGAAAAACGTTCAAACAAGACTTTTCTTGCTAAAGAGTAGCCATTGGTATGCAGCCCTGTAGAGGGCAAACCGATCAATACATCCCCAGCAGCTACACGGCTCCCATCCAAAATATCGGCCCGATCTACCATGCCCACAATGGTTCCGGCCAAGTCGTACTCTCCCTTGGCATACAAGTCTGGCATCTCGGCAGTCTCCCCGCCAATCAATGCACAGCCATTTTCCCGACAAGCCTGCGTAAACCCACGTACCACTTGTTCTGCAACATTTGGATCTAACGCACCAGTCGAAAAATAATCCATAAAAAACAAGGGTTTGGCTCCACAAACGGCGATGTCATTGACGCAATGGTTAACAAGGTCTTGCCCCACCGTATCGTGACGTCCCATCATAAAAGCCACCTTTAGTTTAGTCCCAACACCATCTACCGAAGAGACCAAGACCGGTTCATCATAGGCTGCAAAATCAGGTTTAAAAAAAGCCCCAAAGGCACCAATATCCGCCAATACACTGGGCGTAAACGTACTCCGGAGCATTGGTTTAATGCGGTTTACGGTCTCATTTCCGGCATCTATGTTCACGCCGGCATCTTGATAGGTCGTCATATTTGGGATTTTAGGTTATCAAAACAAGAAAATACGATTCGTAATGAGGACGGTGTGAGACTCTTCTATAAATACACCTGAATAGACGTTTAATGATAGAGTCCCATCATAAAAAAAGCCTTGATCACAGTTGGAACAAGGCTTTGCAATAAACACAAATACACGCTATTTCATCAGCAGCATTTGGCGGGTAACCTTCCCTGAGCGGGTCTCAAGGCTGTAAAAATACACGCCACTTGGCAAATCGCCCGCATTAAACTTCACCTCATGAACGCCGGCATCCAACGTTTCGTCTTTTAGGGTCGAAACGACCTTCCCCAAAATATTGTAAACATTTACCTTCGCATATTGTTTGGTTTTCAACTCAAAACGGATAACCGTGGAAGGATTAAATGGATTGGGAAAATTTTGATACAATGTAAAGGACTTTGGCTGGTCACTCGTGGCCGCTTGGAGGTCGTCATAGGATTTATAAGGCAACTTAGCGCCCAGCGCAACAGACGAAGCCATGATTAAGCCAAAAATATAGCCAAGGAATCTTTTTTGCATAAAATACACCCTTGAAGGTGGATAAATAGAAAATCTCAAAAAGAAATATAAACAACTTTTAGGCCAAAAACCAATTTTAAACGCTACCAGTCAAAACTTTTTCGATCATTGGTGCTTTTTGGAGAAGAGATCACCAGGTAGCGAACATCCTTCCCCGATTCATTCCGGAATTGATGATAGGTCTTGGGCGGGATTTCGACACCTTCCCCGGCATGTAACACAAAATCGTCATGCTCGATGGATACCGTCGCTTCCCCTTCTATCACGTAGAGATATTGGCGAGATTGATGGTGCATATGCCGGATTTCCGCATTCCCCGGTGGCGCAATTTCTTCCACCACGCTAAGGTGTGGGTTATCTACCAACCACCAACCTTTTGCATTTTCGCCCCATAGGTAAGACTTTGCATTTTTTTGACTTATGGGCTGTTTCATAACGTATTTCTCCCTTCCCTTATAACGTTTTAAGTCTTTTCAGCAATAGGTCTTTATAAGATGCCCCAATAGGAATAACCGACCGCTCAATCACAATAGATGAATCCGCAATGTCCACAATTTTATCTATTCGTACAATGTAGGAGCGGTGTACCCGTGAGAAGGCATTAGAAGGTAATTTCTCTTCAAAACCTTTAATGGTTCCATGCACCACATAATTTTCTTTCAGCGTATGAATGCGGACATAATCACCTTGCGCTTCGATCCATTGAATATCTGTCAACGCCAGTTTTACAAGACGTCCTTCTGTTTTTATGAACACGTAGTCTTGATCGGGGTCAGTGGCATCTTTTTGGGGTTTTAGCTTTGATTGTGCGCGTTGAACGGCTTTTAGGAAGCGGGCATACTTGACGGGCTTCACCATGTAATCCGTAACTTCAACATCAAATGCTTGAACGGCATAATGCTCTTTTGCACTAACCAAGATAACCATAGGGCGGGTCTCAAGGCTCTGGATAAATTCTAAACCTGTCATTTCTGGCATCTCGACATCTAAAAAGATCAACTCCACAGGTTGTTTTTTCAGGACATTGGCGGCCTGAATAGCAGACTCACAACTGGCAACCAATTCGAGGTCTGCGATTTGCGAGATATAATGCTCCATGAGCATTCTGGCCATATCGTCGTCGTCAACTAATAAACAGCGCATATGCTTGTCCAAAAAAAATCGGTAATAAGGAAAACAAGATAGGATTTAAGCCCATCAACATCAAACGAATCTCAAAAAAACACGCCACATTTTTTCTATTGTGCCAGTTTACTTCTGTGCAGCTTCAACTCGGCCAAGGCTTGATCCACCAAGGAGACAATAAACTGCATTCGTCCATCTTGTGGGGACATGGTTTTCCCCTCGGCCAAATCATGTTCTAAGGTATCTAAGGTTTGGGCAAGCGCTTCAATGCCAATCATACGGGCGGATGATTTCATTTTATGGGCAATAAACTTAACTTGTCCAAAGTTTCCACGCCGCCAAAACTCGGTTAATTCATGAATTTGCTCTGGCGTCTGCATCAAAAAAAGGTCTATTACCCGAACCACAAATGCTTTATTTCCTAATGAATGATCCAAAAGTTGTTGGATGTTCACCGAATTTGCAGGGAGCGAATCGCCATTGGGAACGGTTGGTTTAATTTCAATTTCCAGTGTTTGAGGAGCTACCAATGGCGCAACGGGCTTTTCTTTGTCCGGTGCTTTATTGGATACAACGGGGGCTTGTGCAACCGCTTGAGCCATAGAGCGGGACTTGTTGTCGGGTTGGAAACTTGGCGCTTTTGCCCATTGGATGGTTTCCGGAATGGGTTCGATCACCAATTTTTGAGGGCTTAGCGTTGTTTCTACAGACGAGGGAGAAGGCTGCATTGGCTGCCTATTGGCCTGTGCCTTTTTCCAATGCAAGACCAAAACCTTCCGTAGGTGCGCAGGTTCAAAAGGCTTTAGGACAAAATCGTTCATGCCTGCCTCAAAGACCTGCGTGCGGTTTTCGGCCAGCATAGAAGCCGTTAGCGCAATAATAGGCAACTCGGCAGCAGAACGTTTGAGGGTTTGGCGGATGTATTTGGTTGCATCAATCCCATCCATCCCCGGCATCTGAATGTCCATCAAAACCAAATCAAAAGTATTTTCACGGACTTTTTCGATCGCAATAAGCCCACTTTCCGCGACATCAACAGTCGCACCCCATTTGGTCAACATTTGATGTGCTACAAATTGATTCATGTTATTGTCTTCTACCACAAGAATTCGGACATTCAGTAAACTTTGGTCAATTTCCGTATTTTCATTTTCCGCAGAGGCTGCTACCGTTTGATCCGATACAAGGAAGGGCAACAACACATTGAAGACCGTTCCTTGGTTCACTTCACTTATAACCTCAATTTCGCCCCCTTGTTGGGAAACCAACTCTTTGACGATGGCAAGCCCAAGCCCAGTTCCGCCATATTTCCGCGTGGTATCAGAGGCCGCTTGGCTAAAGCTATCAAAAATATGCGATAGTTTTTCGGAAGGGATGCCTATGCCCGTATCTTCGACGGCAAAGGCCAAGGTCACTTTCCCATCCACCACCGACATTGCCTTAACCTTGAGTTTAACTTCTCCTTTCTCGGTAAATTTAATGGCATTTCCAATCAAATTTAACAATATTTGCCTCAACCGAACTTGATCCCCAACCACGCTTTGTGGCAAGTTCTCATCTGGTATGATGTGGAGCTTAAGCCCTTTACGTTCTGCCGTAAACCGAAGCATGGCATATAACCCCTTAAACAATTCGTCTAAGCGGAATGGGACTTCCTCAAAGTCAATTTTCCCCGCATCTATTTTCGCAAAATCCAGAATATCATTAATCAATGCCAGCAAGGATCCGGCGGAAAACTGGATGGCCTCTAAGTACCGCGATTGCTGCCGCGTCAGGCTTGTTTCCTCAAGCAAATGCGTCAATCCAATAACGGCATTAAGAGGTGTGCGCATCTCATGGCTCATATTCGCCAAGAACCGCTCTTTGGAACGGATGGACTGCTCGGCAATGTCGTTCACACGGATCAACTCGGCCTCAGACCTTTTTCTTTCCGTAATATCGCGTAGGTAAGCCGTGAACAAATATCGCTCATCGTTCTCGATGGGCGTAATGGCCAATTCTACAGGAAAAGACGTGCCATTTTTATGCACCGCTTGCATTTCCATATGGCGACCTAAAACAGGCCCTTGCCCTGTTCGTATATAATTAAAAATCCCTGCCCTTAACACTTCTCGGTGCTCTGGAATTAACAACTCTTCGGCCAAAGATTGGCCTAAAATCTCGTTTTTGGTGTATCCGAAAGTCCGCTCGGCTGCCGGATTAAATTCCAAAATCCTTGCAGATTCGTCTATGGTGACAATCGCATCTAATGCAGATTCTAAGATGGCGGATTTCCGCGTCTCACTTTCCTTTAAGCGCTGCGTGCTGCGTTGGCGATCCTCAAATTCTTGTAACAAAGTACGGTGCGCAAGTGTCCTCTTCACCGATTCGCCAAACTGCGCAACAAGCGGCGCAAGTTGGTTCAGTTCTCGCGTATAAAAAGGAAGACGACGTTTAGCATCATACAATTTTAAAAATCCCAGATTCTCTAAACGAAAAACAGCAAACGCACCTTCGGGGTAATGGATGTCTTCCGTAATCATTTCCTGAAAAGCGGGGTCTTCACTGGAAATACTCCAAAAAGCGGATTCCTGTGTTCGCGTCACCAATATATGGTCATCTGACAAAACGCCTTTGGTGAGTCGGATTTTAGGCTCGGCATATAAAAGCTCGTAGCGCCTTACGTCTCCCACCTGCTTTTCAATCCAAACAGAAACGACATCCAGATGTTTGCGCGAAATGAGCTTCTCGACAAAAGCGGAACAATTTGCCTGCACATCCAATGTAGTCCCTACCGAGAGCGATATCTCGTAGAGCGTGGCCAAATCTTGTGCGATGTCGAAGCCTGAAAACTGCATGTTTGATGATTATGATCCAGAGGATGAAGAGGAAAACCGCCTGAACAAGCTACTATATATTTATAAGAGGTGCAAACATAATGCCCCTTTTTAGGGAACATCTTTTTTTTGACATTTTTATAGAGCGTTTGGTGTTTACCTTCCAGCTTCTACAAAAAAATCTCACTTTGAGACAATCCTCTTGTAAAAATTCTTTTGGGGAAAAGCGGCTTTTTTGATACCTTAAAGCAGGTTCATTCTTTATTTGCGATGAAAGGTGCCTAAACTGCTCTTTTCTTGGTATGGTTGTTGATACATAATAATGATGAGGGCGTGTTTACCAAAACCTTGCTGCTAAGAATACAGACCTCAAGTCCGCCAAATAGATTAAAAATCATACATTTAGCGTATTTAAAACTTTTTTAAAGTTAGATTTGAACAATATAAATCTAACCCTAAATTTATATGCCTATTTGACGCCTAAATGGATAGAGCGATTAATATATTGATCACTGGTGCCGGAGGTGCTGCTGCCGTTTCCGTATATAAGGCTCTTAACGGGGCTGGTATAACGTGTTTTATGGCGGATATAGACCCTTATGCGTCAGGCTTGTATTTAGTTCCGCCAGAGAGACGGATCCTTCTTCCAAGAGGTGATCACAAAGCCTTTGTCCCAACCCTTTTACATGCCTGTCAGAGCAATGGCATAGACGTACTCATTCCTACTGTAGAAGTTGAGTTCCTACCGATCTCGAAATATCGGAACTTGTTTGAGTTTGACGGCACACAATTGATGCTTGCTGCACAAGAGACCTTAGATGCTTGTCTGGATAAATGGATTTTATTACAAACGGCCAAAACGATTGTCCCTACACCAGAAACGGCATTACTTGACCAAACTTTTGACGCATCCAAATGGGTCTTGCCCGTAATTGCAAAACCCCGAAAAGGAAGCGGCTCCAATGGAATCTACCTGATCCAGACTTGGCAACAGCTGGATACTGTTCCGAAAGACGGTTCATACATCGTGCAAGCATATTTGCCCGGACCTGAGTTTTCGATTGATGTTTTTGCTACCGCAAAAGGCAAAGTTATGGCCGCAGTCCCGCGCGAACGTCTAAAGGTTGATTCCGGCATTGCCGTTGCTGCACGGGTTCGTAAAGACCCAATACTCGAAAAATGGGCAAAAAAACTTGCCGAACACCTTAAATTGAATTACTGTGCGAACATTCAATTCCGGCTCGATGAAGCCGGAACACCGAAGTTGCTCGAAATGAACGCGCGCTTCCCCGGAACCCTACCCCTGACCGTAGCTGCTGGGGTTAACATGCCCGCCTTGTGCCTAAAATCGCTGTATGGCGAAACCATCCACCCCGATCAATGTACCTATG
This genomic stretch from Rhodothermia bacterium harbors:
- a CDS encoding LemA family protein, whose amino-acid sequence is MKGGAILAIVVVALFGMWGCSQYNGLVTTDSEVQTAWANVQSAYQRRADLVPNLVSTVKGAANFEQQTLTQVVEARAKATSIQLKAEDLNDPQKMQQFQQAQASLSQGLGRLMMVAENYPQLRATEAFVGLQSQLEGTENRINTERNRYNEVVQNYNVKVRSFPLVMFAGMMGFSAKQPFQAEASAQSAPKVQF
- the mscL gene encoding large conductance mechanosensitive channel protein MscL; amino-acid sequence: MMSEFKEFIAKGNVMDLAVGVIIGAAFQKIVDSLVNDLLMPIVGIFLGGVDFSALEYTVGSATLKYGMFIQAIINFLVIAFVVFLIVRWVNKVRNK
- a CDS encoding putative DNA binding domain-containing protein is translated as MTVQALQRLIQIGEGLHIEFKKKIPEPERIAKEIIALANTRGGKILVGIEDDGTLCGVRDAEEEIFALEQAMTRHILPAVDHELEVVPISRKKEVLVLSIPDSRKKPHFLLQADGARKVAFIRIADKSVEASKEMVRIMRDEQNPRDVQFEFGEKERKLMAYLDRYEKITVSQFARLADIPSKQAAHTLVLLVRANILTVKPQEDEDFYMVV
- a CDS encoding NAD(P)H-dependent glycerol-3-phosphate dehydrogenase: MITHPKRIAIFGSGSWGTALAIGLVEKGHEVTLWARRQEAAKAMRENRHNPDYLPDVRLPEGLNITHNLGNTAREKEMWVIATPSHSIRALATSLKPFAHKKLIVVSVAKGIENGTLLTTSQVLSDVLIPLVPKSHIGVLYGPSHAEEVILGMPTTVVAAAGSRTAAQEIQHTFMSKKLRIYVNPDLLGVEISGSVKNVMAIAAGISDGVGYGDNTKAAILTRGMAEIRRLGLAMGAKPETFSGLAGIGDLVVTCMSQHSRNRFVGEQIGRGRSLEEIQAEMNMVAEGVRTTQSVMELARKLHVEMPITEAVHSLLFEGKKPQEVVMHLMTRAAKNELDWLG
- a CDS encoding phosphoribosylformylglycinamidine cyclo-ligase — its product is MTTYQDAGVNIDAGNETVNRIKPMLRSTFTPSVLADIGAFGAFFKPDFAAYDEPVLVSSVDGVGTKLKVAFMMGRHDTVGQDLVNHCVNDIAVCGAKPLFFMDYFSTGALDPNVAEQVVRGFTQACRENGCALIGGETAEMPDLYAKGEYDLAGTIVGMVDRADILDGSRVAAGDVLIGLPSTGLHTNGYSLARKVLFERFSIMDTPVELEGRMVGEVLLDIHRSYLSPIQMLCKTKMAHAFSHVTGGGLVENTMRVVPEGLNLQVNWQAWERPPIYALIQSVGEVPEEDMRRTFNLGIGLVAMVAQKNVEAVMNMLKTTGESPLVIGSVINAKMEEEI
- a CDS encoding T9SS type A sorting domain-containing protein, whose amino-acid sequence is MQKRFLGYIFGLIMASSVALGAKLPYKSYDDLQAATSDQPKSFTLYQNFPNPFNPSTVIRFELKTKQYAKVNVYNILGKVVSTLKDETLDAGVHEVKFNAGDLPSGVYFYSLETRSGKVTRQMLLMK
- a CDS encoding cupin domain-containing protein produces the protein MKQPISQKNAKSYLWGENAKGWWLVDNPHLSVVEEIAPPGNAEIRHMHHQSRQYLYVIEGEATVSIEHDDFVLHAGEGVEIPPKTYHQFRNESGKDVRYLVISSPKSTNDRKSFDW
- a CDS encoding response regulator transcription factor; this translates as MRCLLVDDDDMARMLMEHYISQIADLELVASCESAIQAANVLKKQPVELIFLDVEMPEMTGLEFIQSLETRPMVILVSAKEHYAVQAFDVEVTDYMVKPVKYARFLKAVQRAQSKLKPQKDATDPDQDYVFIKTEGRLVKLALTDIQWIEAQGDYVRIHTLKENYVVHGTIKGFEEKLPSNAFSRVHRSYIVRIDKIVDIADSSIVIERSVIPIGASYKDLLLKRLKTL
- a CDS encoding PAS domain S-box protein is translated as MQFSGFDIAQDLATLYEISLSVGTTLDVQANCSAFVEKLISRKHLDVVSVWIEKQVGDVRRYELLYAEPKIRLTKGVLSDDHILVTRTQESAFWSISSEDPAFQEMITEDIHYPEGAFAVFRLENLGFLKLYDAKRRLPFYTRELNQLAPLVAQFGESVKRTLAHRTLLQEFEDRQRSTQRLKESETRKSAILESALDAIVTIDESARILEFNPAAERTFGYTKNEILGQSLAEELLIPEHREVLRAGIFNYIRTGQGPVLGRHMEMQAVHKNGTSFPVELAITPIENDERYLFTAYLRDITERKRSEAELIRVNDIAEQSIRSKERFLANMSHEMRTPLNAVIGLTHLLEETSLTRQQSRYLEAIQFSAGSLLALINDILDFAKIDAGKIDFEEVPFRLDELFKGLYAMLRFTAERKGLKLHIIPDENLPQSVVGDQVRLRQILLNLIGNAIKFTEKGEVKLKVKAMSVVDGKVTLAFAVEDTGIGIPSEKLSHIFDSFSQAASDTTRKYGGTGLGLAIVKELVSQQGGEIEVISEVNQGTVFNVLLPFLVSDQTVAASAENENTEIDQSLLNVRILVVEDNNMNQFVAHQMLTKWGATVDVAESGLIAIEKVRENTFDLVLMDIQMPGMDGIDATKYIRQTLKRSAAELPIIALTASMLAENRTQVFEAGMNDFVLKPFEPAHLRKVLVLHWKKAQANRQPMQPSPSSVETTLSPQKLVIEPIPETIQWAKAPSFQPDNKSRSMAQAVAQAPVVSNKAPDKEKPVAPLVAPQTLEIEIKPTVPNGDSLPANSVNIQQLLDHSLGNKAFVVRVIDLFLMQTPEQIHELTEFWRRGNFGQVKFIAHKMKSSARMIGIEALAQTLDTLEHDLAEGKTMSPQDGRMQFIVSLVDQALAELKLHRSKLAQ
- a CDS encoding ATP-grasp domain-containing protein; its protein translation is MDRAINILITGAGGAAAVSVYKALNGAGITCFMADIDPYASGLYLVPPERRILLPRGDHKAFVPTLLHACQSNGIDVLIPTVEVEFLPISKYRNLFEFDGTQLMLAAQETLDACLDKWILLQTAKTIVPTPETALLDQTFDASKWVLPVIAKPRKGSGSNGIYLIQTWQQLDTVPKDGSYIVQAYLPGPEFSIDVFATAKGKVMAAVPRERLKVDSGIAVAARVRKDPILEKWAKKLAEHLKLNYCANIQFRLDEAGTPKLLEMNARFPGTLPLTVAAGVNMPALCLKSLYGETIHPDQCTYEEIAVMRYLQEAIIPIGELEALEKEKAYMTHPDRYKAALSSA